The following proteins come from a genomic window of Leishmania major strain Friedlin complete genome, chromosome 17:
- a CDS encoding putative mitogen-activated protein kinase kinase 3 produces the protein MDFYALQDSLLRNAKSGGSSDTGDVESRYVLMEKIGSGSYGDVWSATRRTGAKDIYAVKRIDKRQAGTKGLRSVMGEVETMSLLSHPNIVKLEETYQDEACLSIVMEYLPGGSLQHRIDRQSVSELETRRFITQLLMAVEYIHEKGIVHRDLKPSNCLLSQNDLVVKISDFGLSVFAGSKQCLTTCCGTLHFMAPEILLEKNYGKPVDMWAMGVMAHVMFLGCYPFQARTEAALTKEICRGYRPREEGAGGLRCPPLLLDFISQLLLYDPHRRMSAKDALKHPWIKEGLEANRRTSLYPSQAPSATAMKPSARWRAAVLAVMGVQRLLYLQKIQRLVRLGYDGFPILRDYRYLVTGKYVPASTSVECSHMFHARPMALLELISMIDTCPFLKHVDLSWNNIHSLSVIQSLLKVVTRHPSLQSIDLSHNPIPAVAGRSIVRLIRNPLSQVTCINVGDTGISADTIGQINSFLKEKLTPAALSYSVSTGDMQSRLTQGSGDDALMTSSLTMVSSLQQKRSIGSGPPKQPAKKESRGVRLPPISRPPVARRHGKMP, from the coding sequence ATGGACTTCTACGCTTTGCAAGACAGTCTCTTGCGCAATGCCAAGAGCGGAGGCAGCTCTGACACCGGCGACGTCGAGTCGAGGTACGTCTTGATGGAGAAAATCGGCTCTGGCTCTTATGGCGATGTCTGGAGCGCGACTCGGCGCACAGGGGCGAAGGACATCTACGCGGTGAAGCGCATCGACAAGCGTCAGGCGGGCACCAAGGGACTGCGGAGCGTCATGGGGGAAGTGGAGACGATGAGCCTTCTTTCTCATCCCAATATCGTCAAGCTGGAGGAGACGTATCAAGACGAAGCTTGCCTATCAATTGTGATGGAGTACCTCCCTGGCGGTTCCCTTCAGCACCGGATAGACCGGCAAAGCGTGTCTGAGCTGGAGACGCGGCGCTTcatcacgcagctgctgatggCTGTCGAGTACATTCATGAAAAAGGTATCGTCCACCGCGATTTAAAGCCGAGCAACTGCCTACTGTCTCAAAACGACCTCGTCGTAAAGATATCAGACTTCGGGCTCTCCGTGTTTGCCGGCAGTAAGCAATGCTTGACGACGTGCTGTGGCACGCTGCACTTTATGGCACCCGAGATTCTGCTCGAGAAAAACTACGGCAAGCCGGTGGACATGTGGGCCATGGGCGTCATGGCACACGTGATGTTTTTAGGTTGTTACCCATTTCAGGCCCGTacagaggcggcgctgacaaAGGAGATCTGCCGCGGGTATCGTCCGCGGGAAGAGGGTGCTGGTGGGCTGCGATGTCCACCACTGCTACTGGACTTTATCAGTCAGCTTCTCCTTTACGACCCACACCGTCGAATGAGCGCCAAAGACGCTCTCAAGCACCCATGGATCAAGGAAGGCTTAGAAGCCAACCGGCGGACATCCCTCTACCCGTCACAGGCACCCtcggcgacagcgatgaAGCCATCTGCGCGGTGGCGAGCGGCGGTACTTGCAGTCATGggcgtgcagcggctgctctACTTGCAGAAAATTCAGCGGCTGGTGCGGCTCGGTTATGACGGCTTTCCGATTTTGCGTGACTACCGCTACCTCGTAACCGGTAAGTATGTACCTGCGAGCACCTCTGTAGAGTGTAGCCACATGTTTCACGCTCGACCGATggcgctgctcgagctgATCTCCATGATAGATACGTGCCCGTTCCTGAAACATGTAGATCTTAGCTGGAATAACATTCACAGCTTATCTGTAATCCAGTCGCTGCTCAAGGTGGTGACACGACACCCTTCATTGCAATCTATTGACCTCTCTCACAATCCCATCCCGGCCGTGGCAGGGCGTTCCATCGTGCGACTGATCCGCAACCCGCTTTCACAGGTGACATGCATCAACGTCGGCGACACCGGAATCAGTGCCGACACCATTGGGCAGATCAACTCCTTTTTAAAGGAGAAGCTAACCCCTGCCGCGCTGTCGTACAGCGTCTCCACCGGAGACATGCAAAGCCGACTCACTCAGGGTAGCGGTGATGACGCGCTCATGACGTCATCGCTCACTATGGTG
- the ARL-1 gene encoding ADP-ribosylation factor-like protein 1 — protein sequence MGAWLASLKQTLGLLPADRKIRVLMLGLDNAGKTSILYRLHLGDVVTTVPTVGVNLETLQYKNISFEVWDLGGQTGVRPYWRCYFSDTDAVIYVVDSTDRDRMGVAKHELYALLDEDELRKSLLLIFANKQDLPDAASEAEIAEQLGVSSIMNRTWTIVKSSSKTGDGLVEGMDWLVERLREQGLGA from the coding sequence ATGGGTGCGTGGCTGGCAAGTCTGAAGCAGACACTTGGTCTGCTGCCAGCAGACCGCAAAATTCGTGTCTTGATGCTCGGCCTGGACAATGCGGGGAAGACTTCCATTCTCTATCGGCTACACCTCGGTGATGTGGTTACCACCGTCCCCACTGTGGGAGTCAACCTAGAAACTCTTCAGTACAAGAACATCTCCTTCGAAGTGTGGGACCTTGGCGGCCAAACGGGCGTGCGACCGTATTGGCGTTGCTACTTCAGCGACACAGACGCCGTCATCTACGTGGTGGACAGCACTGACAGGGATCGCATGGGCGTCGCCAAGCACGAACTGTACGCTCTCCTAGACGAGGACGAGCTCAGAAAGAGTCTCTTGCTTATATTTGCCAACAAGCAAGATTTGCCGGACGCCGCCAGCGAGGCAGAGATTGCCGAACAGCTTGGTGTGTCGTCCATTATGAACCGTACGTGGACGATTGTAAAAAGCAGTTCAAAAACAGGTGATGGCCTGGTGGAAGGCATGGACTGGCTCGTGGAGAGGCTTCGTGAGCAAGGGCTCGGCGCTTAG
- a CDS encoding elongation factor 1-alpha: protein MGKDKVHMNLVVVGHVDAGKSTATGHLIYKCGGIDKRTIEKFEKEAAEIGKASFKYAWVLDKLKAERERGITIDIALWKFESPKSVFTIIDAPGHRDFIKNMITGTSQADAAILMIDSTHGGFEAGISKDGQTREHALLAFTLGVKQMVVCCNKMDDKTVTYAQSRYDEISKEVGAYLKRVGYNPEKVRFIPISGWQGDNMIEKSDNMPWYKGPTLLDALDMLEPPVRPVDKPLRLPLQDVYKIGGIGTVPVGRVETGIMKPGDVVTFAPANVTTEVKSIEMHHEQLAEAQPGDNVGFNVKNVSVKDIRRGNVCGNSKNDPPKEAADFTAQVIVLNHPGQISNGYAPVLDCHTSHIACRFAEIESKIDRRSGKELEKNPKAIKSGDAAIVKMVPQKPMCVEVFNDYAPLGRFAVRDMRQTVAVGIIKGVNKKEGSGGKVTKAAAKASKK from the coding sequence ATGGGCAAGGATAAGGTGCACATGAACCTTGTGGTCGTCGGCCATGTCGACGCCGGCAAGTCCACCGCCACTGGCCACTTGATCTACAAGTGCGGTGGCATCGACAAGCGCACGATCGAGAAGTTCGAGAAGGAGGCCGCCGAGATCGGCAAGGCGTCCTTCAAGTACGCGTGGGTGCTCGACAAGCTGAAggcggagcgcgagcgcggcaTCACGATCGACATTGCGCTGTGGAAGTTCGAGTCGCCCAAGTCCGTGTTCACGATCATCGATGCGCCCGGCCACCGCGACTTCATCAAGAACATGATCACGGGCACGTCGCAGGCGGACGCCGCCATTCTGATGATCGACTCGACGCATGGCGGCTTCGAGGCTGGCATCTCGAAGGACGGCCAGACCCGCGAGCACGCGCTGCTTGCCTTCACTCTTGGCGTGAAGCAGATGGTGGTGTGCTGCAACAAGATGGACGACAAGACGGTGACGTACGCGCAGTCACGCTACGATGAGATCAGCAAGGAGGTGGGCGCGTACCTGAAGCGCGTGGGCTACAACCCGGAGAAGGTGCGCTTCATCCCGATCTCGGGCTGGCAGGGCGACAACATGATCGAGAAGTCGGACAACATGCCGTGGTACAAGGGTCCCACGCTGCTGGACGCGCTCGACATGCTGgagccgccggtgcgcccGGTGGacaagccgctgcgcctgccccTGCAGGACGTGTACAAGATCGGCGGTATCGGGACGGTGCCCGTGGGCCGCGTGGAGACCGGCATCATGAAGCCGGGCGACGTGGTGACGTTCGCGCCCGCCAACGTGACGACTGAGGTGAAGTCGATCGAGATGCAccacgagcagctggcggaggcgcagcccGGCGACAACGTCGGCTTCAACGTGAAGAACGTGTCGGTGAAGGACATCCGCCGTGGTAACGTGTGCGGCAACTCGAAGAACGACCCGCcgaaggaggcggccgaCTTCACGGCGCAGGTGATCGTGCTGAACCACCCCGGCCAGATCAGCAACGGCTATGCGCCGGTGCTGGACTGCCACACGAGCCACATTGCGTGCCGCTTCGCGGAAATCGAGTCCAAGATCGACCGCCGCTCCGgcaaggagctggagaagaacCCCAAGGCGATCAAGTCTGGCGATGCCGCGATCGTGAAGATGGTGCCGCAGAAGCCGATGTGCGTGGAGGTGTTCAACGACTACGCGCCGCTGGGCCGCTTTGCCGTGCGCGACATGCGCCAGACGGTGGCCGTGGGCATCATCAAGGGCGTGAACAAGaaggagggcagcggcggtaaGGTGACCAAGGCGGCCGCGAAGGCTTCGAAGAAGTAA
- a CDS encoding elongation factor 1-alpha, translating to MGKDKVHMNLVVVGHVDAGKSTATGHLIYKCGGIDKRTIEKFEKEAAEIGKASFKYAWVLDKLKAERERGITIDIALWKFESPKSVFTIIDAPGHRDFIKNMITGTSQADAAILMIDSTHGGFEAGISKDGQTREHALLAFTLGVKQMVVCCNKMDDKTVTYAQSRYDEISKEVGAYLKRVGYNPEKVRFIPISGWQGDNMIEKSDNMPWYKGPTLLDALDMLEPPVRPVDKPLRLPLQDVYKIGGIGTVPVGRVETGIMKPGDVVTFAPANVTTEVKSIEMHHEQLAEAQPGDNVGFNVKNVSVKDIRRGNVCGNSKNDPPKEAADFTAQVIVLNHPGQISNGYAPVLDCHTSHIACRFAEIESKIDRRSGKELEKNPKAIKSGDAAIVKMVPQKPMCVEVFNDYAPLGRFAVRDMRQTVAVGIIKGVNKKEGSGGKVTKAAAKASKK from the coding sequence ATGGGCAAGGATAAGGTGCACATGAACCTTGTGGTCGTCGGCCATGTCGACGCCGGCAAGTCCACCGCCACTGGCCACTTGATCTACAAGTGCGGTGGCATCGACAAGCGCACGATCGAGAAGTTCGAGAAGGAGGCCGCCGAGATCGGCAAGGCGTCCTTCAAGTACGCGTGGGTGCTCGACAAGCTGAAggcggagcgcgagcgcggcaTCACGATCGACATTGCGCTGTGGAAGTTCGAGTCGCCCAAGTCCGTGTTCACGATCATCGATGCGCCCGGCCACCGCGACTTCATCAAGAACATGATCACGGGCACGTCGCAGGCGGACGCCGCCATTCTGATGATCGACTCGACGCATGGCGGCTTCGAGGCTGGCATCTCGAAGGACGGCCAGACCCGCGAGCACGCGCTGCTTGCCTTCACTCTTGGCGTGAAGCAGATGGTGGTGTGCTGCAACAAGATGGACGACAAGACGGTGACGTACGCGCAGTCGCGCTACGATGAGATCAGCAAGGAGGTGGGCGCGTACCTGAAGCGCGTGGGCTACAACCCGGAGAAGGTGCGCTTCATCCCGATCTCGGGCTGGCAGGGCGACAACATGATCGAGAAGTCGGACAACATGCCGTGGTACAAGGGTCCCACGCTGCTGGACGCGCTCGACATGCTGgagccgccggtgcgcccGGTGGacaagccgctgcgcctgccccTGCAGGACGTGTACAAGATCGGCGGTATCGGGACGGTGCCCGTGGGCCGCGTGGAGACCGGCATCATGAAGCCGGGCGACGTGGTGACGTTCGCGCCCGCCAACGTGACGACTGAGGTGAAGTCGATCGAGATGCAccacgagcagctggcggaggcgcagcccGGCGACAACGTCGGCTTCAACGTGAAGAACGTGTCGGTGAAGGACATCCGCCGTGGTAACGTGTGCGGCAACTCGAAGAACGACCCGCcgaaggaggcggccgaCTTCACGGCGCAGGTGATCGTGCTGAACCACCCCGGCCAGATCAGCAACGGCTATGCGCCGGTGCTGGACTGCCACACGAGCCACATTGCGTGCCGCTTCGCGGAAATCGAGTCCAAGATCGACCGCCGCTCCGgcaaggagctggagaagaacCCCAAGGCGATCAAGTCTGGCGATGCCGCGATCGTGAAGATGGTGCCGCAGAAGCCGATGTGCGTGGAGGTGTTCAACGACTACGCGCCGCTGGGCCGCTTTGCCGTGCGCGACATGCGCCAGACGGTGGCCGTGGGCATCATCAAGGGCGTGAACAAGaaggagggcagcggcggtaaGGTGACCAAGGCGGCCGCGAAGGCTTCGAAGAAGTAA
- a CDS encoding elongation factor 1-alpha → MGKDKVHMNLVVVGHVDAGKSTATGHLIYKCGGIDKRTIEKFEKEAAEIGKASFKYAWVLDKLKAERERGITIDIALWKFESPKSVFTIIDAPGHRDFIKNMITGTSQADAAILMIDSTHGGFEAGISKDGQTREHALLAFTLGVKQMVVCCNKMDDKTVTYAQSRYDEISKEVGAYLKRVGYNPEKVRFIPISGWQGDNMIEKSDNMPWYKGPTLLDALGMLEPPVRPVDKPLRLPLQDVYKIGGIGTVPVGRVETGIMKPGDVVTFAPANVTTEVKSIEMHHEQLAEAQPGDNVGFNVKNVSVKDIRRGNVCGNSKNDPPKEAADFTAQVIVLNHPGQISNGYAPVLDCHTSHIACRFAEIESKIDRRSGKELEKNPKAIKSGDAAIVKMVPQKPMCVEVFNDYAPLGRFAVRDMRQTVAVGIIKGVNKKEGSGGKVTKAAAKASKK, encoded by the coding sequence ATGGGCAAGGATAAGGTGCACATGAACCTTGTGGTCGTCGGCCATGTCGACGCCGGCAAGTCCACCGCCACTGGCCACTTGATCTACAAGTGCGGTGGCATCGACAAGCGCACGATCGAGAAGTTCGAGAAGGAGGCCGCCGAGATCGGCAAGGCGTCCTTCAAGTACGCGTGGGTGCTCGACAAGCTGAAggcggagcgcgagcgcggcaTCACGATCGACATTGCGCTGTGGAAGTTCGAGTCGCCCAAGTCCGTGTTCACGATCATCGATGCGCCCGGCCACCGCGACTTCATCAAGAACATGATCACGGGCACGTCGCAGGCGGACGCCGCCATTCTGATGATCGACTCGACGCATGGCGGCTTCGAGGCTGGCATCTCGAAGGACGGCCAGACCCGCGAGCACGCGCTGCTTGCCTTCACTCTTGGCGTGAAGCAGATGGTGGTGTGCTGCAACAAGATGGACGACAAGACGGTGACGTACGCGCAGTCGCGCTACGATGAGATCAGCAAGGAGGTGGGCGCGTACCTGAAGCGCGTGGGCTACAACCCGGAGAAGGTGCGCTTCATCCCGATCTCGGGCTGGCAGGGCGACAACATGATCGAGAAGTCGGACAACATGCCGTGGTACAAGGGTCCCACGCTGCTGGACGCGCTCGGCATGCTGgagccgccggtgcgcccGGTGGacaagccgctgcgcctgccccTGCAGGACGTGTACAAGATCGGCGGTATCGGGACGGTGCCCGTGGGCCGCGTGGAGACCGGCATCATGAAGCCGGGCGACGTGGTGACGTTCGCGCCCGCCAACGTGACGACTGAGGTGAAGTCGATCGAGATGCAccacgagcagctggcggaggcgcagcccGGCGACAACGTCGGCTTCAACGTGAAGAACGTGTCGGTGAAGGACATCCGCCGTGGTAACGTGTGCGGCAACTCGAAGAACGACCCGCcgaaggaggcggccgaCTTCACGGCGCAGGTGATCGTGCTGAACCACCCCGGCCAGATCAGCAACGGCTATGCGCCGGTGCTGGACTGCCACACGAGCCACATTGCGTGCCGCTTCGCGGAAATCGAGTCCAAGATCGACCGCCGCTCCGgcaaggagctggagaagaacCCCAAGGCGATCAAGTCTGGCGATGCCGCGATCGTGAAGATGGTGCCGCAGAAGCCGATGTGCGTGGAGGTGTTCAACGACTACGCGCCGCTGGGCCGCTTTGCCGTGCGCGACATGCGCCAGACGGTGGCCGTGGGCATCATCAAGGGCGTGAACAAGaaggagggcagcggcggtaaGGTGACCAAGGCGGCCGCGAAGGCTTCGAAGAAGTAA
- a CDS encoding elongation factor 1-alpha: MGKDKVHMNLVVVGHVDAGKSTATGHLIYKCGGIDKRTIEKFEKEAAEIGKASFKYAWVLDKLKAERERGITIDIALWKFESPKSVFTIIDAPGHRDFIKNMITGTSQADAAILMIDSTHGGFEAGISKDGQTREHALLAFTLGVKQMVVCCNKMDDKTVTYAQSRYDEISKEVGAYLKRVGYNPEKVRFIPISGWQGDNMIEKSDNMPWYKGPTLLDALDMLEPPVRPVDKPLRLPLQDVYKIGGIGTVPVGRVETGIMKPGDVVTFAPANVTTEVKSIEMHHEQLAEAQPGDNVGFNVKNVSVKDIRRGNVCGNSKNDPPKEAADFTAQVIVLNHPGQISNGYAPVLDCHTSHIACRFAEIESKIDRRSGKELEKNPKAIKSGDAAIVKMVPQKPMCVEVFNDYAPLGRFAVRDMRQTVAVGIIKGVNKKEGSGGKVTKAAAKASKK, encoded by the coding sequence ATGGGCAAGGATAAGGTGCACATGAACCTTGTGGTCGTCGGCCATGTCGACGCCGGCAAGTCCACCGCCACTGGCCACTTGATCTACAAGTGCGGTGGCATCGACAAGCGCACGATCGAGAAGTTCGAGAAGGAGGCCGCCGAGATCGGCAAGGCGTCCTTCAAGTACGCGTGGGTGCTCGACAAGCTGAAggcggagcgcgagcgcggcaTCACGATCGACATTGCGCTGTGGAAGTTCGAGTCGCCCAAGTCCGTGTTCACGATCATCGATGCGCCCGGCCACCGCGACTTCATCAAGAACATGATCACGGGCACGTCGCAGGCGGACGCCGCCATTCTGATGATCGACTCGACGCATGGCGGCTTCGAGGCTGGCATCTCGAAGGACGGCCAGACCCGCGAGCACGCGCTGCTTGCCTTCACTCTTGGCGTGAAGCAGATGGTGGTGTGCTGCAACAAGATGGACGACAAGACGGTGACGTACGCGCAGTCGCGCTACGATGAGATCAGCAAGGAGGTGGGCGCGTACCTGAAGCGCGTGGGCTACAACCCGGAGAAGGTGCGCTTCATCCCGATCTCGGGCTGGCAGGGCGACAACATGATCGAGAAGTCGGACAACATGCCGTGGTACAAGGGTCCCACGCTGCTGGACGCGCTCGACATGCTGgagccgccggtgcgcccGGTGGacaagccgctgcgcctgccccTGCAGGACGTGTACAAGATCGGCGGTATCGGGACGGTGCCCGTGGGCCGCGTGGAGACCGGCATCATGAAGCCGGGCGACGTGGTGACGTTTGCGCCCGCCAACGTGACGACTGAGGTGAAGTCGATCGAGATGCAccacgagcagctggcggaggcgcagcccGGCGACAACGTCGGCTTCAACGTGAAGAACGTGTCGGTGAAGGACATCCGCCGTGGTAACGTGTGCGGCAACTCGAAGAACGACCCGCcgaaggaggcggccgaCTTCACGGCGCAGGTGATCGTGCTGAACCACCCCGGCCAGATCAGCAACGGCTATGCGCCGGTGCTGGACTGCCACACGAGCCACATTGCGTGCCGCTTCGCGGAAATCGAGTCCAAGATCGACCGCCGCTCCGgcaaggagctggagaagaacCCCAAGGCGATCAAGTCTGGCGATGCCGCGATCGTGAAGATGGTGCCGCAGAAGCCGATGTGCGTGGAGGTGTTCAACGACTACGCGCCGCTGGGCCGCTTTGCCGTGCGCGACATGCGCCAGACGGTGGCCGTGGGCATCATCAAGGGCGTGAACAAGaaggagggcagcggcggtaaGGTGACCAAGGCGGCCGCGAAGGCTTCGAAGAAGTAA